ATGGATACGCACGCGATCAGCGCGCAGAGCGTAAGAACGATCGCGAATACTCTGATAAACTTTTTCATAGCGGTTTTCTCCTTTATGTGAACTGTTTTATTTTGCCTTGACTTTTTTCGGCTTCTTCTCGGTGGATTCCTCGTAGAAATGCGAGGTCAGCATCGTCAGAACGTACGCCTGTATGACGGCGTGGAGCAGCGTGAACAGCACGCCGACGATTACGGGGATGACGAAGCTGGTCGCGAAATAGTAATAGACCAGCTCGGTGACTATCGCGCCGCTGAGCAGCGCTCCGAAGAGTCTGAAGCTCATGGAGATCGGCAGCGAAATGTCCTTCAGCGCGCGTCCCGCGCCCTTCGGCCCCGCGGCGAAGAGCCCGCCGAAGAGTATCACCGAATAGGAGAGCACTCCGAGCGAGATCGCGCCGTTGATGTCGGCAAGCGGCGCCGGAAGCGACACAGGCGCGCCCGCGGTCGTCACCGCCTGGAAGCCGAGCAGCTCGAAGAGCGTTCCGAAGAAGATGTACGCTCCCGCGGTGAAGACGTACGCGCTCAGAAAGCGCGTCTTGCGCGTGCCGTTCTCGTGCGCGAGCCCGTCGAAAAGTCCGACGCCCTGCTCGAGCAGGAGCTGCAGCTTTCCGGGCCTGTCCTTGAACCTCGGCACCGCGAATATCCGCAGCAGCAGCGCCGCGAGCAGCAGTACTCCCGTCACGCAGAACGCCGAGATCAGCGCCGGGTTGACCGTTATGCCGAAAAGGTTTATGCGCGCGGATTCGTGGAGCACCGCGTCGCGCATCGTTTCGGTAACGGTCTCGGTCTTCGGCGCTCCCTTTGTCAGAAATATCCCGACGAGCAGCAGCACGACAAGCCCGATAAAGACCGCAAGACTGATATTCCGTTGTTTTTTACTCATTCTTCGCTATCATCTCTTTTCCGCGGCGACGTGCGCGCCCACGCGATGACGCCGGACGAAAAGGTCATCCCGTTCCGGCGCTGAAGTCCCAGCGACGCCGTGTTGTCGCAAAAGACCTGCGCGTAGGGCAGTCTGCCCTTTCTGAGCTGATTATTGACCATGAAACGCGACATCTGCTTGGAAAGGCCCATGCCGCGGTATTCTTCAAAAACGTAAAGCATACCGAGCGAGCCCTCGGAATGCACTCCGGCGTAGGCGGCGAGCTTTCCGCCGAGGTATCCGCAGAAGAAGTCCTCGCGCTCGAAATCCTTGCGCAGCTCCTCCCTCGTAGTCAGCGAGTAGGTCGCGGCGACGGCGTCGAAGTCCTCCGGCGACGGGCGGCGTATCTCCATCTGGCCGCTTTCGTCGAGCGGCGCGCCCTCGTAGAAGACCTGAAAGCAGGGATTGGATACCCACATGCCCTTCGCCTTCGCGTAAGCGATCAGCGCTTCTCCGCGCAGGATGACGGTGTACTCCGGCTCGGAAATGCCGTTAAGCAGACGTTCGCCCGCGGCTTCGTCCTCCGCGCCGAGCATATACATCGGGAAAGCGTTATACCGCGCAAGCACGGCGGTTTCGGAATCGAAGACCACGTGCGCGCGGCCGCCTTCAAGCGCGTCGAGCATATCGGCGTAAAGCGCCTTGTCTTTATTTATCAGCGCCTCACACTTCACGCGACCGCCTCCCGAAGCTTTTCTTTCTCAAAGCCGTGTACCCAGTCGGACTTCAAATAATAAATTACGTAGATGACCGAGCTGATCGCCCAGGTTATCGGGTACGCCCAGTATATCATGTTTATCGTGCCGAAGAAGTGCATCACGGAGAAAATGTATATCACGCGGAAAACGCACCACACCGAAAGCATGACCGTCATCGGCA
This Clostridia bacterium DNA region includes the following protein-coding sequences:
- a CDS encoding F0F1 ATP synthase subunit A, coding for MSKKQRNISLAVFIGLVVLLLVGIFLTKGAPKTETVTETMRDAVLHESARINLFGITVNPALISAFCVTGVLLLAALLLRIFAVPRFKDRPGKLQLLLEQGVGLFDGLAHENGTRKTRFLSAYVFTAGAYIFFGTLFELLGFQAVTTAGAPVSLPAPLADINGAISLGVLSYSVILFGGLFAAGPKGAGRALKDISLPISMSFRLFGALLSGAIVTELVYYYFATSFVIPVIVGVLFTLLHAVIQAYVLTMLTSHFYEESTEKKPKKVKAK
- a CDS encoding GNAT family N-acetyltransferase, producing the protein MKCEALINKDKALYADMLDALEGGRAHVVFDSETAVLARYNAFPMYMLGAEDEAAGERLLNGISEPEYTVILRGEALIAYAKAKGMWVSNPCFQVFYEGAPLDESGQMEIRRPSPEDFDAVAATYSLTTREELRKDFEREDFFCGYLGGKLAAYAGVHSEGSLGMLYVFEEYRGMGLSKQMSRFMVNNQLRKGRLPYAQVFCDNTASLGLQRRNGMTFSSGVIAWARTSPRKRDDSEE